Proteins encoded together in one Microcaecilia unicolor chromosome 3, aMicUni1.1, whole genome shotgun sequence window:
- the CHMP2A gene encoding charged multivesicular body protein 2a: MEFLFGRRKTPEEMLRQNQRALNRAMRDLDRERQKLEQQEKKIIADIKKMAKQGQMDAVKIMAKDLVRTRRYVKKFIMMRANIQAVSLKIQTLKSNNSMAQAMKGVTKAMATMNRQLKLPQIQKIMMEFEKQSEIMDMKEEMMNDAIDDAMGDEDDEEESDAIVSQVLDELGLTLTDELSSLPSTGGSLSVATGKQAEASAALADADADLEARLNNLRRD; the protein is encoded by the exons ATGGAGTTCCTGTTCGGTCGCCGGAAGACCCCCGAGGAGATGCTGAGACAGAACCAGCGGGCCTTGAATCGGGCCATGAGGGATTTGGACCGGGAAAGGCAGAAACTTGAacagcaggagaaaaaaatcatTGCAGATATCAAGAAAATGGCAAAGCAGGGGCAGATG GATGCTGTGAAGATCATGGCCAAGGACCTGGTGCGCACCCGGCGTTATGTGAAGAAATTTATCATGATGAGAGCTAATATCCAGGCCGTTTCACTAAAGATTCAGACGCTGAAGTCCAACAATTCAATGGCTCAGGCGATGAAGGGGGTCACCAAGGCCATGGCAACCATGAACAGACAA CTCAAGTTGCCGCAGATCCAGAAGATTATGATGGAGTTTGAGAAACAGTCAGAGATCATGGACATGAAGGAGGAAATGATGAACGATGCCATCGATGATGCCATGGGAGATGAAGATGATGAGGAGGAGAG tgaCGCTATTGTTTCTCAGGTGCTGGATGAGCTGGGGCTCACGCTGACCGATGAACTCTCCA GCCTGCCATCTACTGGCGGTTCGCTCAGTGTGGCCACGGGGAAACAGGCAGAGGCATCAGCTGCCCTTGCTGACGCAGATGCTGACCTGGAGGCACGGTTGAACAACCTTCGCAGAGACTAG